In the Nicotiana tabacum cultivar K326 chromosome 16, ASM71507v2, whole genome shotgun sequence genome, one interval contains:
- the LOC107794359 gene encoding glutamate receptor 2.9-like — protein MRSATTHDVFSLLLVYFLLIYQMANNKNGVNGSVNDDCNIIWRIGAIIDPISRLGKEQKVAIEMAVHEFNGQNSKCSELVFDFAYYSHGSSSPAASIATYLVNKKQVHAILGPLTQQEAVLFSEFDESYKGIPIISLSPTATYSPQLVSPKDPPSSLVQISDDVKSQMQCIAALIGHFKWRKVIALYESTNSFSNMDSGLITHFSDSLKVVGSTVEYHLAFPPLLSLSNSKSFTKEELEKLKTKNVKVFVVVQCSLDFGLVLFEMATEMGMMGKDYVWIISDNMASFFDSVEPSVLLNMQGVIGFKSNVDDKSESFKQFNAKFRRKYRSEYPEEEEGNPSPSFYALKAYDATWATAKAMQKLTKNNSSELVKTILSSDFEGLSGKVSFKNGVIFQKPIFKIINVIGKSYREVSFWSPEFGFFNDLVEYNGMKLKIGNGLGGDLESILWPGGQQKVPKGWTIGGLEKPLKIGVPAKGAFNQFVTVNFNQERNETIIGGFSVHVFEAVVRQLPYYLPYVLVPFYGTYDEMVVGVSNKNLDAAVGDTEIMADRYEYAEFSQPYIDSGLVMIVTERPILKKPRFIVIKAFKLKLWILLAVMSMSTGVVIWLNEYVNNNPDFSGSFPQLIGSMLWFSVTVLSFSQRESIRSNLSRLVLTTWLCVVVVITACFTAVLSSIMTVPRLEPSILDVDYLIRTNAAVGCNGNSFIVRYLVNLRFKPENIKKISSISDYPEAFKKGEISAAFFVAPHAKVFLSKYCKGYTKSGPVFKLGGFGFVFPKGSPLAVDISEAVLKVSQSGEINQLEEQMLISSNCSSSSAKEQDPGLGPELFSGPLLISGVICGIVLLISIARLVKRHWLILSSIIASNAAMVSRWVSLALTQCYSILGIKFCKVSSPVIDQRSNNQQNGEIAEVF, from the exons atgAGGAGTGCTACTACTCATGATGTCTTCTCTTTGCTACTAGTCTATTTcttattgatttatcaaatgGCTAATAACAAGAATGGTGTAAATGGTTCAGTAAATGATGATTGTAACATAATATGGAGGATAGGAGCAATCATTGATCCAATATCCAGGTTGGGTAAAGAGCAAAAGGTAGCCATAGAAATGGCAGTTCATGAATTTAATGGCCAAAATTCCAAATGTTCAGAGTTAGTTTTCGACTTTGCTTATTATTCCCATGGGAGCTCAAGTCCTGCTGCTTCCATTG CAACCTATCTTGTCAACAAGAAGCAAGTGCATGCAATTCTTGGACCATTGACACAACAAGAAGCTGTTCTATTTTCTGAATTTGATGAATCCTACAAAGGCATCCCCATTATTTCTTTAAGTCCAACAGCCACATATTCTCCTCAACTAGTTTCACCGAAAGATCCACCTTCATCACTTGTCCAAATCAGTGACGATGTTAAGTCCCAAATGCAATGCATTGCTGCCTTAATTGGCCATTTCAAATGGCGAAAAGTGATAGCTTTATATGAAAGTACTAACAGCTTCTCCAATATGGATTCTGGACTTATCACTCACTTCTCAGATTCCCTTAAAGTTGTTGGCTCTACTGTTGAATATCACTTGGCTTTTCCTCCTTTACTCTCTCTTTCAAATTCAAAATCATTCACTAAAGAAGAGCTGGAGAAGTTAAAAACCAAGAATGTAAAAGTTTTTGTGGTGGTACAGTGTTCTTTAGACTTCGGTTTGGTTCTTTTTGAAATGGCAACAGAAATGGGAATGATGGGTAAAGATTATGTATGGATTATTTCAGACAATATGGCAAGTTTTTTTGACTCTGTTGAACCTTCTGTTTTACTGAATATGCAAGGTGTAATTGGATTTAAGTCGAACGTTGACGACAAAAGTGAgtcttttaaacagtttaatgCCAAATTCAGGAGAAAGTACAGATCAGAATAtcctgaagaagaagaaggaaaccCAAGTCCTAGTTTTTATGCACTTAAGGCTTATGATGCAACTTGGGCAACTGCTAAGGCAATGCAAAAGTTAACAAAAAACAATTCAAGTGAACTGGTGAAAACCATTTTGTCCagtgattttgaaggtttaagtGGGAAAGTTAGTTTCAAGAATGGTGTAATTTTCCAAAAGCCAATATTTAAGATCATTAATGTGATTGGCAAAAGCTATAGAGAAGTGTCATTTTGGTCACCAGAGTTTGGTTTTTTTAATGACCTTGTTGAATACAATGGGATGAAGTTGAAAATTGGCAATGGTTTAGGAGGGGATTTGGAGTCAATTTTGTGGCCAGGTGGTCAGCAAAAAGTTCCAAAGGGGTGGACTATAGGTGGCCTAGAAAAACCACTCAAGATTGGAGTACCAGCAAAGGGTGCATTTAATCAGTTTGTGACAGTGAATTTTAATCAAGAAAGGAATGAGACTATAATTGGTGGATTTTCAGTTCATGTTTTTGAAGCAGTTGTGAGACAACTTCCTTACTATTTGCCCTATGTGCTTGTTCCCTTTTATGGTACTTATGATGAAATGGTTGTAGGAGTTTCTAATAAG AATCTGGATGCAGCAGTAGGTGATACAGAAATAATGGCTGATCGCTATGAGTATGCAGAATTTTCACAACCCTATATTGACTCTGGACTGGTCATGATTGTGACTGAAAGACCAATACTCAAAAAGCCTCGTTTTATTGTTATAAAGGCATTCAAGTTGAAGTTATGGATTCTGCTGGCAGTGATGAGCATGTCCACTGGAGTTGTCATCTGGTTAAATGAATACGTAAATAACAACCCTGACTTCAGTGGTTCTTTCCCTCAGCTTATTGGATCCATGCTTTGGTTTTCAGTCACTGTCCTCTCTTTTTCACAAA GAGAATCGATCAGAAGCAATCTATCTCGACTTGTGCTAACAACATGGTTATGTGTAGTTGTGGTTATCACAGCTTGCTTTACAGCAGTTCTTTCTTCTATAATGACAGTTCCTAGGCTGGAACCTTCTATACTAGATGTTGATTATCTTATAAGGACCAATGCTGCAGTTGGTTGCAATGGCAATTCATTTATTGTTCGTTATCTGGTGAATTTGCGTTTCAAGCCAgagaatatcaagaaaatcagTTCAATCAGTGACTATCCTGAAGCTTTTAAAAAGGGAGAAATTTCTGCTGCTTTCTTTGTAGCTCCACATGCCAAAGTTTTCCTTTCAAAATACTGCAAAGGTTACACCAAGTCTGGTCCTGTCTTTAAACTTGGTGGATTTGGTTTT GTTTTTCCGAAGGGTTCTCCTTTAGCAGTTGATATCTCAGAAGCTGTTCTTAAAGTTTCACAGAGTGGAGAAATAAATCAACTAGAAGAACAAATGCTTATTTCTTCAAATTGCTCTTCTTCATCAGCTAAGGAACAGGATCCTGGATTAGGACCCGAGTTGTTTTCAGGCCCATTACTGATTTCAGGTGTTATTTGTGGAATTGTACTTTTGATCTCAATTGCTCGTTTAGTCAAAAGGCACTGGCTAATTTTGAGCTCTATAATTGCAAGTAATGCAGCTATGGTTTCTAGATGGGTTTCTCTGGCTTTGACTCAGTGCTATTCAATATTAGGTATTAAATTCTGTAAAGTTAGCAGCCCTGTAATTGATCAAAGATCAAATAATCAACAGAATGGTGAAATCGCAGAGGTATTCTAA